A section of the Mesorhizobium loti genome encodes:
- a CDS encoding electron transfer flavoprotein subunit alpha/FixB family protein produces the protein MSNANREAPPSAGRAGIKRELPEHFRDYRHVWVFIELERGEVHPVSFELLGEGRKLADKLGIQLAGIVLGPPGEATQHAVAEAFAYGADLVYLVEAPLLADYRNEPFTKAMTDLVNTHKPEILLLGATTLGRDLAGSVATTLLTGLTADCTELDVDVDGSLAATRPTFGGSLLCTIYTLNYRPQMATVRPRVMAMPPRADKPVGRVIRHKLSMTEEEIITKVLGFNLDRQSAKANLAYADIVVAGGLGLGSAENLQLVKNLARAIGAEYGCSRPLVQKGWMPADRQVGQTGKTIRPKLYIAAGISGAIQHRVGVEGSDLVVAINTDPNAPIFDFAHLGIVTDAIRFLPALTDAFTRRLSPHSHDKLAS, from the coding sequence ATGTCGAACGCGAACCGCGAAGCCCCTCCTTCCGCCGGCCGTGCCGGCATCAAGAGGGAATTGCCTGAGCACTTTAGGGACTATCGGCACGTCTGGGTTTTCATCGAACTGGAACGCGGCGAGGTCCATCCCGTGTCCTTCGAACTGCTTGGCGAAGGCCGCAAGCTCGCCGACAAGCTTGGCATCCAGCTTGCGGGCATCGTGCTCGGACCGCCGGGTGAGGCCACCCAGCATGCCGTTGCCGAGGCCTTCGCTTACGGCGCCGACCTTGTCTACCTTGTCGAAGCACCGCTGCTTGCCGACTATCGCAACGAGCCTTTCACCAAGGCGATGACGGATCTGGTCAATACCCACAAACCGGAGATCCTGCTTCTCGGTGCGACCACGCTCGGCAGGGATCTCGCTGGCTCAGTAGCGACGACCTTGCTGACAGGGCTTACTGCCGACTGCACCGAACTCGATGTGGATGTGGACGGTTCGCTCGCCGCGACCCGTCCGACTTTCGGCGGTTCCTTGCTATGCACGATCTATACGCTCAACTACCGGCCGCAGATGGCCACCGTACGACCCAGAGTTATGGCCATGCCACCGCGGGCGGATAAGCCGGTTGGGCGTGTCATCCGGCACAAGCTGTCGATGACCGAGGAAGAGATCATCACCAAAGTCCTTGGCTTCAACCTCGATCGCCAATCGGCAAAGGCAAATCTCGCCTACGCCGACATCGTGGTTGCCGGAGGCCTGGGCCTCGGCTCGGCGGAAAATTTGCAGCTTGTGAAGAATCTAGCGCGGGCAATCGGCGCCGAATATGGCTGTTCGCGCCCGCTGGTCCAGAAGGGCTGGATGCCGGCTGATCGGCAGGTTGGCCAAACGGGCAAGACCATCCGGCCAAAGCTTTACATAGCGGCCGGGATTTCCGGCGCCATTCAGCATCGGGTTGGCGTGGAGGGGTCTGATTTGGTCGTAGCCATCAACACCGACCCGAACGCCCCGATCTTCGACTTTGCCCACCTCGGCATCGTCACTGATGCGATCCGTTTCCTGCCGGCATTGACGGACGCCTTCACCCGGCGGCTGTCGCCGCACAGTCACGACAAGCTTGCGAGCTAA